One Rosa chinensis cultivar Old Blush chromosome 5, RchiOBHm-V2, whole genome shotgun sequence genomic region harbors:
- the LOC112168190 gene encoding uncharacterized protein LOC112168190 has translation MGRKGSGVDTEIQEKPSTFWTQCPICWAKLQYYTEFLDRLLRCQICHNTFQARELLEDVDAEALRNQCPNHKEPPKQCPQDPPNTFWTQCSFCCAKFQYYSDTLGRLLCCQICQKAFEAHELKNDVHPEFFRNQFSNTVEPPKQGPSNLASESSGGSKKGNITRFQDGDGTFKSLRKGQSSGVAEKKRNIGAAGVHKKEARENVSFPLDKNFPNKKRKTEEFELKAKEATMLDKEESNFKADVSSAANVATLESIEVPDPQFHKFVVDADMLANLCQANQTWALYDTADGMPRFYAIVKKVLTPGFKLKVSWLDADPDDQDARHNRESYRLCFGIS, from the exons ATGGGGCGCAAAGGGAGCGGTGTTGATACAGAAATTCAGGAGAAACCAAGCACATTCTGGACACAGTGTCCCATTTGTTGGGCAAAACTGCAATACTACACGGAGTTTCTGGATCGGTTGCTCCGTTGTCAAATATGCCATAACACATTTCAAGCTCGTGAATTGTTAGAAGATGTTGATGCAGAAGCTCTCAGGAATCAATGTCCAAACCATAAAGAGCCTCCAAAACAGTGTCCACAGGACCCCCCAAACACATTCTGGACACAGTGCTCCTTTTGTTGCGCAAAATTTCAATACTACAGTGATACTCTGGGTCGATTGCTTTGTTGTCAAATATGTCAGAAAGCATTTGAGGCTCATGAATTGAAGAACGATGTTCATCCAGAATTTttcaggaatcaattttcgaatACTGTGGAGCCTCCAAAACAGGGTCCATCAAACTTAGCCTCAGAAAGTAGTGGTGGAAGTAAAAAGGGAAATATCACAAGATTTCAAGACGGAGATGGAACCTTCAAAAGTTTGAGGAAGGGTCAATCTTCTGGTGTCgctgagaagaagaggaatatTGGAGCTGCTGGTGTACATAAGAAAGAGGCAAGAGAAAATGTTAGTTTCCCTCTGGATAAAAATTTTCCAAACAAGAAGAGGAAAACAGAAGAATTTGAGTTAAAAGCAAAGGAAGCCACCATGCTAGATAAAGAGGAAAGCAACTTCAAAGCTGATGTCAGTTCTGCAGCAAATGTAGCCACTCTGGAGAGCATTGAGGTTCCTGATCCTCAATTTCATAAGTTTGTAGTTGATGCAGACATGTTGGCAAATCTTTGTCAAGCTAATCAAACATGGGCTCTTTATGATACAGCAGATGGCATGCCCAGATTCTATGCTATTGTCAAGAAGGTCCTCACCCCTGGATTTAAGCTGAAAGTCAGCTGGCTGGACGCGGATCCAGATGACCAAG ATGCACGCCACAACAGGGAGTCTTACAGGCTCTGTTTTGGTATATCCTAG
- the LOC112201811 gene encoding tonoplast dicarboxylate transporter, which translates to MFNAEWNTTKQIKQYHFLSSRHNKTIKKNNHMDSPTTPEKTPLLPVEDNSIQKSKSSCFCSSLKSVLTSNNLSILLGPILSTIVCLCVKFDGNVTSRNMLAVLSWIFSWWLTEALPMPITSMSPLFLFPFFGITSADDVAHLYMNDVIALVLGSFILALAVEHYNIHKRLALNITLLFCGDPLNPPLLLLGICATTAFVSMWMHNVATAVLMVPVATGILHRFPTGPNQPVVVGKFCRAVILGVIYSTSIGGMSTLTGTGVNLILIGMWKSYFPEAKPITFSTWFLFGFPSALLMFFAMWAILCFLYCSRSSGQALSSYFDKDYLKKELEMLGPMAFAEKMVLALFSMLIFLWMTRSITDDIPGWGVLFKGRAGDGTASVMVATLLFIVPSRKQKGEKLMDWNKCKQLPWNIILLLGAGLAIADGVRSSGLADILSKTLDFLEAVPYLAMAPAVCLISSTITELITSNNATATLIVPLLIQMAKTIHVHPLLLMVPGGIGAQFAFLLPTSTPSNTVGFATGHVEIRDMIMVGLALKIAGIAVLSVLMPTLGAFVFGTNARVG; encoded by the exons ATGTTTAACGCAGAATGGAACACTACAAAGCAAATTAAACAATACCATTTCCTCTCATCTCGTCACAATAAAACAATCAAGAAGAATAATCACATGGACAGTCCCACCACCCCTGAGAAAACCCCACTTCTCCCAGTTGAGGATAATTCAATCCAAAAATCAAAGAGCAGCTGCTTCTGTTCGTCATTGAAATCAGTTCTAACATCCAACAATCTCTCCATTCTCCTAGGACCTATTTTGAGCACCATTGTGTGCCTTTGTGTCAAGTTCGATGGCAATGTGACTAGCCGGAACATGCTCGCTGTGCTTTCTTGGATCTTCTCCTGGTGGCTCACAGAGGCTCTGCCTATGCCAATAACATCAATGTCTCCACTCTTTCTCTTCCCATTCTTCGGCATTACCTCCGCGGATGATGTTGCACACTTGTACATGAACGATGTCATTGCCCTTGTTCTTGGAAGCTTTATTTTGGCTCTTGCTGTTGAGCATTATAACATCCATAAAAGATTGGCCTTAAAT ATTACACTGTTATTCTGCGGAGATCCTCTGAATCCGCCATTGCTGCTTCTGGGAATATGTGCGACCACAGCTTTCGTTAGCATGTGGATGCACAACGTGGCAACGGCGGTGTTGATGGTGCCGGTAGCCACCGGAATCCTTCACCGCTTTCCGACGGGTCCCAACCAGCCGGTCGTTGTGGGAAAGTTTTGCAGAGCTGTGATTCTAGGGGTGATATACTCAACAAGCATAGGAGGGATGAGCACTCTCACTGGGACAGGTGTGAATCTCATATTGATCGGAATGTGGAAGAGCTATTTTCCAGAAGCAAAGCCGATTACATTCAGCACCTGGTTCCTTTTCGGGTTCCCTTCGGCTTTGTTGATGTTCTTCGCAATGTGGGCGATCCTTTGCTTCTTGTATTGCTCGAGAAGCTCGGGCCAGGCTCTCTCTTCTTATTTCGACAAGGACTATTTGAAGAAAGAGCTCGAGATGTTGG GTCCAATGGCTTTTGCTGAGAAGATGGTTTTGGCTTTGTTTTCG ATGCTGATTTTCTTGTGGATGACAAGAAGCATAACAGATGATATTCCTGGCTGGGGAGTCCTCTTCAAAGGGCGTGCCGGCGATGGAACTGCTAGT GTTATGGTAGCAACTTTGTTGTTTATTGTTCCAAGCAGAAAGCAAAAGGGTGAGAAGTTGATGGACTGGAACAAATGCAAGCAGCTACCCTGGAACATCATATTGTTACTAGGTGCTGGTTTGGCCATAGCAGACGGAGTCCGATCAAGTGGCCTTGCAGATATATTGTCGAAAACATTGGATTTCTTGGAGGCAGTCCCATATTTAGCTATGGCACCTGCTGTGTGTCTCATAAGCAGTACCATCACTGAGTTGATTACATCCAACAATGCCACTGCGACGCTTATTGTGCCTCTCCTAATTCAGATGGCAAAAACTATACACGTGCATCCACTGCTTCTTATGGTTCCCGGAGGCATTGGTGCGCAGTTTGCTTTCTTGCTTCCCACATCAACCCCATCAAATACAGTTGGATTTGCTACCGGGCACGTTGAAATCCGAGATATGATCATGGTTGGTTTGGCATTAAAGATTGCTGGGATTGCTGTGCTTTCCGTTTTGATGCCTACACTAG GAGCTTTTGTTTTCGGGACAAATGCACGAGTTGGATGA
- the LOC112201812 gene encoding tonoplast dicarboxylate transporter, which translates to MEDHNTISDDPKTPLLPVHDQIHRSQSFHSALKSILTPKNFYVVLGPLLCAIICVFVKIEGPVSSRNMLAVLAWVFAWWLTEAVPMPITSMAPLFLFPLFGIASADDVAHSYMDDIIALVLGSFILALAVEHYNVHRRLALNITILFCGDPLNPPLLLLGICATTAFVSMWMHNVSAAVMMMPMATGILHRFPVGPDQSVVSSKFCRAVVLGVTYSTAIGGMSTLTGTGVNLILVGMWKSYFPEEEPISFSTWFLFGFPMALLIFLALWIILCCLYCSKSSGPALSGYLDKAHLKRELEMLGPMSFAEKMILAVFSMLIVLWMTRSITDEIPGWGALFNGRAGDGTASVMMATLLFIIPNKKQKGEKLMDWNKCKKLPWNIVLLLGAGFAIADGVRTSGLAEILSEALDFLEQVPYLAIAPAVCLISSTITELITSNNATTTLVIPLLIQIAKSMNVHPLLLMIPGAVGAQFAFLLPTGTPSNTVGFTTGHIEIKDMIKVGLPLKIAGTAVLTLLMPTLGTYVFGTNEPVQ; encoded by the exons ATGGAGGATCACAATACGATCTCCGATGACCCGAAAACCCCACTTCTCCCAGTTCACGACCAAATCCACCGATCACAGAGCTTTCATTCAGCTCTGAAATCCATCCTCACACCCAAGAACTTCTACGTAGTCTTAGGACCTCTTCTGTGCGCAATCATATGCGTTTTTGTGAAGATAGAGGGGCCGGTGAGTAGCAGGAACATGCTGGCAGTGCTGGCTTGGGTTTTCGCTTGGTGGCTGACGGAGGCCGTGCCGATGCCTATAACCTCCATGGctcctctcttcctcttcccaCTTTTCGGAATCGCTTCGGCTGATGATGTTGCTCACTCTTACATGGACGATATCATAGCTCTTGTTCTCGGCAGCTTCATTTTGGCCCTAGCTGTTGAGCATTACAACGTTCACAGAAGACTGGCCTTGAAT ATTACAATACTCTTCTGCGGGGATCCACTGAATCCTCCCCTGCTCCTCCTTGGGATTTGCGCCACGACAGCGTTTGTGAGCATGTGGATGCACAACGTGTCAGCTGCGGTGATGATGATGCCGATGGCGACCGGAATCCTGCATCGTTTTCCGGTGGGTCCGGACCAGTCCGTTGTGTCGAGCAAGTTCTGCAGAGCTGTGGTTCTGGGGGTGACGTACTCTACAGCCATTGGCGGGATGAGTACTCTTACGGGGACAGGTGTCAATCTGATATTGGTTGGAATGTGGAAGAGCTATTTTCCAGAAGAGGAGCCGATCAGCTTCAGTACTTGGTTTCTTTTTGGGTTTCCTATGGCTTTGTTGATTTTCTTGGCCTTGTGGATCATACTTTGCTGCTTGTATTGCTCCAAAAGTTCAGGCCCTGCTCTCTCTGGTTATTTGGATAAAGCCCATTTGAAGAGGGAGCTTGAAATGTTAG GTCCAATGTCTTTTGCTGAGAAGATGATATTGGCCGTGTTTTCG ATGTTGATAGTTTTGTGGATGACAAGAAGCATTACAGACGAGATTCCCGGCTGGGGAGCCCTCTTCAACGGGCGTGCCGGTGATGGAACTGCCAGT GTTATGATGGCAACATTGTTGTTCATTATTCCTAACAAGAAGCAAAAAGGTGAGAAGTTGATGGACTGGAACAAATGCAAGAAGCTACCATGGAACATTGTGTTGTTACTAGGTGCTGGTTTCGCCATAGCTGATGGGGTTCGAACTAGTGGCCTCGCAGAGATACTATCCGAAGCCTTGGATTTCTTGGAACAAGTCCCCTACTTGGCAATTGCACCAGCTGTGTGTCTCATTAGTAGTACCATCACTGAGTTAATTACATCAAACAATGCCACTACCACACTTGTTATCCCTCTCCTAATTCAAATAGCGAAAAGTATGAATGTGCATCCGCTGCTTCTTATGATTCCAGGAGCCGTCGGGGCCCAATTTGCTTTCTTGCTTCCGACTGGAACCCCTTCGAATACAGTAGGGTTCACCACTGGCCACATTGAAATCAAAGATATGATCAAGGTTGGCTTGCCATTAAAGATTGCCGGAACTGCGGTGCTCACACTTTTGATGCCTACACTAG GAACTTATGTATTTGGGACAAATGAACCAGTTCAATGA